One genomic region from Aneurinibacillus sp. REN35 encodes:
- a CDS encoding AAA family ATPase: MKPIRVIMSAFGPYKYKEEIDFTQLGEHRLFAISGTTGAGKTTIFDAICFALYGEASGEERSDPRFLRSHFAEDDHHTSVDLLFELKGRRYRVFRQLSHVKAGNKTATGAQIELYEVDGDGEQPCVDRFTVQDVNGKIEDLLGLTKQQFSQIVMLPQGEFRKLLTSDTENKEEILRRIFKTERYQSVVDALNRRRREAEEKCRGGEKEQEKYISQIHAVLPEREGSLLFDTLKQPYRNIEQILKGLDAEYVHHDTQTTIHQIAKSQAEEMYKAKNEAYHRARMVNERFEELEQKRARDVLLKHKAQEMKEIEKIVALAEQASRMELHEEQRSSTRLDEERKRQQVAEAERTEAEVKKALRIAETAYRKEEAGEEERQAAFREADHLRELLPLVESLHKKESTLVAYKRQAETLQAQLTQTEQAWQTGKEKKAAILQEIKQMELRVGKLSEKRVLLTEMRAQGAVLKRYVGMVEQIQHWERNTTAKRNSYEASRIEYEAIERRFLDGQAAVLAQHLHDGMPCPVCGSTEHPQKADTGEAGVTKELVQEKRQEKEEKEAAFREADARWQAEQAALGKLSQDIVEYGFDIETAIERYPAFLEEGKALRQEVEQLEEEERQLAVQKQEHEAIEKHLEIQAEEKERKTAALHAVRMDYEKERAVYKADLHKIPEALRSLARLQIQLTEAEQRRDMLATRWKQTQQHYHNVSEEAIKASSSVQHAQQQVTEAVQRRAAAEQRFVLALGEAGFADEAAYHLAKRSEAERRQYQAEIERFTEERATIRAQLAALEEELAGKERADLAILLAEVERLDAECEWAREAHAAALTCRERARELAERIKEAGQAFKELDQERARIVDLYNIVRGENQYKISFERYLQIEFLEKIIYMANQRLHRLSNGQFQLRRSDRLEKRGRQSGLGLDVYDGYTGLTRDVKTLSGGEKFNASLCLALGMADVIQAYQGGISIETMFIDEGFGSLDDETLQKAIDTLIELQSSGRMIGVISHVQELKNAMPATLDVHKTKEGYSRTRFVLKE, encoded by the coding sequence ATGAAGCCGATTCGTGTGATCATGTCTGCTTTTGGTCCGTATAAATATAAGGAAGAGATCGATTTTACACAGCTTGGTGAGCATCGCCTGTTTGCTATTTCCGGAACGACAGGAGCCGGAAAGACGACAATTTTTGATGCGATCTGCTTTGCCCTGTATGGCGAAGCAAGCGGTGAAGAACGCAGTGACCCACGCTTTCTGCGCAGTCACTTCGCGGAGGATGATCATCATACGTCTGTCGACCTGTTGTTTGAACTAAAAGGTCGCCGCTATCGGGTGTTCCGGCAGCTAAGCCATGTAAAAGCGGGAAATAAGACGGCGACAGGAGCACAGATCGAACTGTATGAAGTGGACGGGGATGGAGAGCAGCCTTGTGTCGACCGGTTTACAGTCCAAGATGTCAATGGAAAAATTGAGGATTTACTTGGTCTGACGAAGCAGCAGTTCAGTCAGATCGTGATGCTGCCGCAGGGTGAATTCCGTAAGCTACTCACTTCCGATACGGAGAATAAGGAAGAAATCCTGCGCCGTATCTTTAAGACGGAACGATATCAATCCGTAGTAGATGCACTTAACCGCCGCCGCAGGGAAGCGGAAGAGAAGTGTCGAGGCGGAGAGAAGGAGCAGGAGAAATACATAAGTCAGATTCATGCTGTTCTGCCGGAGCGCGAGGGCTCTCTTTTATTTGACACACTCAAGCAACCGTACCGCAATATTGAACAGATTCTCAAAGGGCTCGATGCGGAATATGTCCATCATGATACACAGACAACGATCCATCAGATCGCTAAATCCCAAGCGGAAGAGATGTATAAAGCAAAAAATGAAGCATATCACCGCGCACGGATGGTGAATGAGCGGTTTGAGGAACTAGAGCAGAAGCGCGCACGTGACGTGCTGCTAAAGCATAAAGCTCAGGAAATGAAAGAAATAGAGAAAATAGTAGCGCTTGCCGAACAAGCGAGTCGGATGGAACTTCATGAGGAGCAGCGAAGCAGTACCCGCCTAGATGAGGAGCGGAAGCGGCAGCAGGTAGCGGAGGCAGAGCGGACGGAAGCGGAAGTGAAGAAAGCCCTTCGTATAGCGGAGACGGCGTATCGCAAGGAAGAAGCGGGCGAAGAAGAACGGCAGGCTGCATTTCGTGAAGCCGATCATCTGCGGGAATTACTTCCGCTGGTGGAGTCGTTACACAAAAAGGAAAGCACGCTTGTCGCATATAAGCGGCAGGCAGAAACACTTCAGGCACAGTTGACACAGACTGAACAGGCGTGGCAGACCGGGAAAGAAAAGAAGGCCGCCATCCTGCAGGAAATAAAGCAGATGGAGCTGCGGGTAGGGAAGTTGAGCGAAAAGCGAGTACTTCTCACAGAGATGCGGGCGCAGGGTGCTGTATTGAAGCGGTATGTCGGGATGGTAGAACAGATTCAACATTGGGAGCGCAACACAACAGCCAAGCGGAATAGCTATGAAGCGTCGCGGATAGAGTATGAAGCGATCGAGCGCCGATTTCTAGATGGACAGGCCGCTGTTCTTGCCCAGCACTTGCATGACGGAATGCCGTGTCCGGTCTGCGGCAGTACTGAACATCCACAGAAAGCCGATACAGGAGAGGCTGGAGTAACCAAGGAGCTTGTACAGGAGAAGCGGCAGGAGAAAGAGGAAAAAGAAGCGGCGTTTAGGGAAGCCGATGCAAGGTGGCAGGCAGAGCAGGCGGCACTTGGGAAGCTGTCACAAGATATCGTAGAGTACGGATTTGATATAGAGACAGCGATCGAGCGATATCCGGCTTTTCTGGAGGAAGGGAAGGCTTTGCGGCAGGAAGTGGAGCAGCTTGAGGAAGAGGAGCGGCAGCTTGCTGTACAGAAGCAGGAACATGAAGCAATAGAGAAACACCTGGAGATACAAGCAGAGGAAAAGGAGCGCAAGACAGCAGCCCTTCATGCTGTGCGTATGGACTATGAGAAGGAGCGGGCCGTATATAAGGCCGATCTGCATAAAATACCAGAAGCATTGCGTTCCCTTGCGCGCTTGCAGATACAGCTTACAGAAGCTGAACAGCGCCGGGATATGCTTGCGACGCGTTGGAAGCAGACTCAGCAGCACTACCACAATGTTTCAGAAGAAGCAATCAAAGCGTCGAGCAGCGTGCAGCATGCCCAACAGCAGGTCACAGAAGCTGTACAACGGCGGGCTGCGGCGGAGCAACGCTTTGTTCTCGCGCTCGGTGAAGCGGGATTTGCAGATGAGGCGGCTTATCATCTAGCGAAGCGGTCTGAGGCGGAGCGCAGACAATATCAAGCAGAAATCGAGCGTTTTACCGAAGAGCGAGCTACGATACGTGCGCAACTGGCTGCCCTTGAAGAAGAGCTTGCAGGCAAAGAGCGTGCGGATCTGGCTATACTCTTGGCTGAAGTGGAACGGTTGGATGCGGAGTGCGAATGGGCAAGAGAAGCACATGCAGCAGCTCTAACTTGCCGTGAGCGGGCGCGCGAACTTGCCGAACGGATAAAAGAGGCAGGCCAAGCTTTCAAAGAGCTTGATCAGGAACGGGCGCGTATCGTCGATTTATACAATATTGTGCGCGGCGAAAACCAATACAAAATCTCGTTTGAGCGCTACCTGCAAATCGAATTTCTTGAGAAAATTATTTATATGGCTAATCAGCGTCTGCATCGATTATCGAACGGCCAATTTCAACTGCGCAGAAGCGATCGTTTAGAGAAGCGAGGACGACAGAGCGGGCTTGGGCTTGATGTGTATGATGGCTATACAGGACTGACCCGGGATGTTAAAACCTTATCAGGCGGTGAA